In Litoribrevibacter albus, a single window of DNA contains:
- a CDS encoding DUF1778 domain-containing protein: protein MATTTERKEARLVARASEEVQEIIQRAADYSGASISQFLIESAMERARDIITKTEALQLSMQGADALFEALENPPKANSKLLKAAKEYKGTVNASEDK, encoded by the coding sequence ATGGCGACAACAACAGAGCGAAAAGAAGCACGCTTGGTCGCTAGAGCTTCAGAAGAAGTTCAGGAAATAATCCAGCGTGCAGCCGATTATTCAGGAGCAAGTATCTCTCAATTTCTCATTGAATCAGCAATGGAGAGAGCACGTGACATCATTACAAAAACAGAGGCTTTACAACTTTCCATGCAAGGGGCTGATGCCTTGTTTGAGGCGCTGGAAAATCCGCCTAAAGCCAATTCCAAATTATTGAAAGCAGCCAAGGAATATAAAGGCACTGTGAATGCTTCTGAAGATAAGTGA
- a CDS encoding DinB family protein: protein MEYQSHFILMADYNLRMNEQFYEAAGKLSEEEVSADKGAFFGSILGTLNHMLVGDLIWLSRFSTHSTRYQSLRALKDLPQPEGLDHVLYPNLELLTPVRKRVDASIRNWLLNEVEASDFTKTLTYQNVKGVTSERNFGELVSHFFNHQTHHRGQASTLLNQLGVDVGVTDFLIDIPDVRVG from the coding sequence ATGGAATACCAATCCCATTTCATATTGATGGCCGATTACAATCTGCGTATGAACGAGCAGTTTTATGAGGCCGCAGGCAAACTCTCGGAAGAGGAAGTCAGTGCTGATAAAGGCGCCTTCTTCGGTTCCATTCTCGGTACGCTCAATCATATGTTGGTGGGTGATCTCATCTGGCTATCACGATTCTCAACGCACTCGACACGCTATCAATCTCTAAGAGCATTGAAAGACTTACCTCAACCAGAGGGCTTGGATCACGTTTTATACCCAAACCTGGAATTGCTTACACCTGTGCGTAAACGGGTAGATGCTTCTATTAGGAATTGGTTGTTAAACGAAGTCGAAGCATCCGATTTCACCAAGACACTGACTTATCAAAACGTGAAAGGCGTGACGAGTGAGAGAAACTTTGGTGAGCTTGTCTCTCACTTCTTTAATCACCAAACCCATCATAGAGGTCAGGCTTCAACACTGTTGAATCAGTTGGGAGTGGATGTTGGTGTGACGGATTTTTTGATTGATATTCCGGATGTGAGGGTGGGGTAA
- a CDS encoding ComEC/Rec2 family competence protein, protein MELIITSFEAKYGDAFLIEEHDSNIRFLVDCGFKLTYKHHIKKRINSVDFIILTHSDEDHINGVFPLINDYPEKFTLNKIYVNSPESIQVPRTNGVISIRQAKDLINLLQDKELPFGGLMQGQTIRASKNLSLDIISPTKTELDSYYKKYNSEVADVPQNTKGTNISLNSATKSVAEWANQPDSFPKKSDDIANASSIAFILNFRDKKILFLADSHPEVISDYLLKQGFSSKQKATFDYIKLSHHGSSKSISKQLLSMISCNNFIISTNGGKAKSKHPSVETIAKLATLVDRNSNEEINFYFNHSISAIETRNGPLLSAEERLLYKINYIEQNEIRIT, encoded by the coding sequence ATGGAATTAATCATAACTAGTTTTGAAGCAAAATATGGTGATGCTTTTCTTATCGAAGAGCATGATAGTAACATAAGGTTTCTGGTGGATTGCGGGTTCAAACTCACCTACAAACACCATATAAAAAAGAGAATAAACTCAGTGGATTTCATCATTTTAACGCACTCTGATGAAGATCATATTAATGGCGTTTTTCCATTAATTAATGATTATCCCGAGAAATTTACTTTGAATAAGATTTACGTAAATTCTCCAGAATCTATACAGGTTCCTAGAACTAATGGCGTAATATCTATACGACAAGCAAAAGATCTAATTAATTTACTACAAGATAAAGAATTACCATTTGGAGGTCTAATGCAAGGGCAGACGATTAGGGCCTCTAAAAATCTATCACTAGATATTATCTCCCCTACTAAAACTGAGCTAGATAGTTATTACAAGAAATATAACTCCGAAGTTGCCGATGTACCTCAGAATACTAAGGGGACAAATATATCCCTAAATTCAGCTACTAAATCTGTTGCCGAGTGGGCTAATCAGCCAGATTCATTCCCTAAAAAATCTGATGATATTGCTAATGCTAGCTCTATTGCTTTCATTCTAAATTTTAGAGATAAAAAAATACTTTTTTTAGCCGATTCCCATCCTGAAGTTATTTCAGATTACCTACTAAAGCAAGGTTTTAGCTCTAAACAAAAAGCAACATTTGATTATATTAAGTTATCACATCATGGAAGTTCAAAAAGCATCTCAAAACAGCTATTAAGCATGATTAGTTGTAATAACTTTATTATTAGCACAAACGGTGGAAAAGCGAAAAGTAAGCACCCTAGTGTTGAAACTATTGCCAAGTTAGCTACTTTGGTTGATAGAAATAGTAATGAAGAAATTAACTTTTACTTTAATCACTCTATTTCAGCTATTGAAACAAGAAATGGTCCTTTGTTAAGTGCTGAAGAACGTCTCTTATACAAGATAAATTACATAGAACAAAATGAGATTAGAATCACATGA